In the genome of Mucilaginibacter sp. 14171R-50, the window CATTACCAGCATGATTTTGCACGTGCTGCAGCAGGCCGGTAAAAAGTTTGATTACCTGGTAGGCGCACAACTGGAAGGCTTTGAAACCATGGTTGGCCTTACGCGCGATGCACCGGTGATGATTATTGAAGGAGACGAATATCTGGCCTCGCCTATAGACAGGCGCCCGAAATTTCATATTTATAAAGCGGATATCGGTGTAATAAGCGGCATAGCCTGGGACCATATTAACGTATTCCCCACATTTGATAATTATATAGATCAGTTTAGGATATTTGCTGAAACCATACAACCCAACGGCAGGCTTATTTACAGCCAAACCGATGAGGTATTGAACAAGATGGTTGCAAACCTAACTGTGGCTATCGAAAAAATACCCTATGACCTGCCCGAATACAGCATTCATAACGGTATAACCAGCATTATCGCCGATGGTGAAAAGTGCGCGCTCGAAGTATTTGGGCAGCATAATTTATTGAACATGCAGGCCGCCCGGTTAGTATGCGAGGCGCTGGACATCGGCAGCGCTGATTTTTATACGTATATCACCACATTTAAAGGTGCGGCACGCAGGCTGGAAGTGGTTGGCAAAAATGATAATGCTACTATATTTAAAGATTTTGCGCACTCGCCATCGAAGCTTACAGCAACTATCCGTGCAGTTAAGGCCCAGTTTCCTGACAGGCAGCTGATCGCGTGTATCGAGCTGCATACTTTTAGCAGTTTAAATAAGGATTTTTTGAACGAGTATGCCGGGACTATGGATCAGGCTGATCGCGCGATCGTGTTTATCGACAAAAAAACATTTGAACAGAAAAAGATCGATCCGTATGCGGCTGAGGCTGTAAAAGAAGCCTTTGCGAACAAAAACCTGTTGTTTTTTAATGACCCGGCGGAGTTATTGAAACACCTTGAAAACCTGAATATTAACCATAGTAACCTGCTGATGATGAGTTCGGGCAATTTCGGCGGCATTAATTTAATAGAATTAAAAAATATTTTACTATAAAATTTATTGATTATTAGTTTGTTGATAAAAAATGTTGTAACTTTATTAACTATTGAGAAACCTTACCTAATTAACGTTATATATGAAGACACTTGGAAAAAAGATCCGGTTATTGCGCCATCAAAAAGGATGGAGCCAGGAAGAAGTTGCTAAACGCTTAGACATTTCTATCCCTGCTTTTTCTAAAATTGAAACCGGTATTACCGATATCAACCTTTCGCGCCTTGAGCAGATAGCGGTTTTGTTCGAAATGTCGGTAGTTCAGCTGCTTACCTATAACGAGGTTGAGCAAGACCAGAAGATAGCCACCGAGCTTGAAAATGTGAACAAGAAGCTGATGGACCGTGAAACTGAAGTTATTGACCTGCAGAAGAAGGTTATTGAGCTCTTTGAAGAGCTACGTCATAAAAAAATAGCCAACGCGTAATTAAAAGCCCGATTTATTCGGGCTTTTAAAATATATACCGCATTGTTAAGTGCTTTTTGCCAAATACCGCGCCAACGGCAGCATGTATGGCGAGCATTTTATCGTTAAAATCGCCAACCCACGATAGTTCCAACTCATCGTATTGCTTTAGTGGCAATACATATTCTTTTAGTTTAATGAACAGGCACGACTCTAACCCGTGCTTTTGAAACTTTTGTTTGGTGCCCATTACAATGGCGCGCATACGCGATACGCCCCGCCATTTGCGGTATAAAAAAATCAGCTTGCCCCACAGGTTAAGTTTGCCATTAAGCGACTTTATCATTTGGTTTGCATCTGGCAGTATCACCAGGAACGACGCCGGTTCGTTATCTACATATGCAAACCATATCAGTTTCTCATCCATAATGGCCTTCATCTTTTCGAAGCTTTCCAATATAGTGGCCTGGGTTATGGGCGCAAAGTTATCAAAGCCCTGCCAGGCATCGTTATAGATCTCGATAAAATCAGCAGCAAATTTATTTATTTCAGACGCATTAAAATGTGCAAAGGTATAGCCTGGTTTTTGCATAACCCAATTGGCTATCCTGGTAAACCGTTCTGAAAAAGGCTTGTGCACATCTAAATGATTTGTTATTTGCTCATACAGCGTTGTAAAACCATATTCTGAAAACAGCTGTTGGTAATAAGGTGGGTTGTAATTCATCCCGTAGGAAGGGGGCGTAAAGCCTTCAACAAGCAAACCCCAGAAATTGTCGTTCTCGCCGAAATTTATCGGGCCGTCCATTGCCTGCATGCCATTTTGCACAAGCCAGCTTTTAGCCGTATCAAATAACAAAAACGCGGCTTGCCTGTCATCAATACATTCAAAAAAACCGCAGCCCCCGGTAGCTTGTGGATATTGGTAAGCTTTATTATCGTTAATAAAGGCAGCTATCCGGCCAATCAGCTCGCCCTTATCGTTTTTTAATATCCACCGGGTTGCTTTGCCATGGCTATGGAAATTGTTCTTCAACGGATCAAAAACCGCTTCGATATCGTTATCCAACGGGCAAACCCAATTATGATCATCCTTGTAGATAATGCGCGCAACATCCAAAAAAGCTTTTTTATCAGCCTTGCTTTTTACTTCGGTAAGTATCATAGGTAATTGGTTGGCCAGCTATAAAAAAAGCATTCAGCGTATTACTGAATGCTTTACATGTATAATTTACACCATCAAGTGTTAATCGTCGTCATCATCGTCGTACGGGTCGTACGAGTCAAAGCCGGCAACACCTAAGTCGTCATCCAGGGGGATGTCCTCATCAAAATCGTCATCGTCATCCACCACTTTCTTGCCCGGCTTCGGGTCGTCATCAAAATCGTCATCCTCCTCATCGCTGATCTTTTTGGTAGAGGTGTTCAAAGGTTTTTTTGGAGCTGCCATTTTAATAAATGTTTGTTAAAACTTATATCAGATAAACCTGCTTGTTTTATTATTCGTTTGCTGCGTTATAATCAGCATTATTTACCAGTAAAAATAATTAAAATCATTTTTAATTAAAATCATTTTTAAATTTATTCAACTTGCTCACCAATAGCCGAACTATTGTCGGTAATCTCCTTTAACTGTGGAAGTTCAGCAATACTGTTTATGCCGAAATAATCCATAAAAAGGCTGCTGGTGCCGTATAATATCGGCTTACCCACACTTTCCGACTTCCCTGTTATGGCTATCAGTTCCTTTTCCAGCAGTTTTTGTATCGAGTAATCGCAGTTTACACCGCGTATTTGCTCCACATCGGTTTTGGTAACAGGTTGTTTATAGGCAATAATAGCCAGCGTTTCCAGTGCGGCCTGGCTTAGTTTCTTTTTTGAACGTTGTAATTGAAGCAGGCTGATAGCTGCATGGTATTTTTTTTTTGTAAGAAATTGATAGCCGTTATTGATCTTTACTACTTCAATTGCGAAAGCATCATCAAGGTACTTTTGGGTGATGGTGTTTACGTGTTCCGTAACCTCATCAACGGTGTAGTCATGCTCGAACGATGCTTGCAGGCAATAAATAATTTCCTCGGTACGGATGCCCTGTTCAGATGCAAAAATAAGCGCCTCGATGTATTGCTCGATGTTTTCCATAATAGTCCGAAGTCGGGAAAGTCAGTGACGTCCGAAAGTAGTAAAAATGTCCGAAAGTCCGGAAGACGGATTTATAATGAGGAGGAAAATTGTAAAGCCGGTTCGTCTTTCGGACTTACCGACTAAAAAACTTTCTGACTTAATAGTCTATCACCTGTTCTTCTATCTCGGCCGGTATATCACGCCAGTCGTATTTTTGGGTGCGCAACTGCGGCTCGAAACCAGCTTCTTTGATAGAGTCCTGTATGCCCTTTGCGGTGAAGCGGTGAGGCGCGCCGGCGGCAGATACCACATTCTCCTCGATCATGATAGACCCGAAATCGTTAGCGCCGGCATGCAGGCAAAGCTGGGCTACCTGTTTGCCCACAGTTAGCCACGATGCCTGGATATTTTTAATATTAGGCAGCATAATGCGGCTCAGGGCAATCATGCGTATATACTCGTCGCCTGTTACGTTGTTGGTGATGCCTCGAACTTTCCTTAACAGGGTGCCATCATCCTGGAATGGCCATGGTATAAAGGCCACGAAGCCATAATGGCCTTCGGGTTTTTCTGATTGCACTTCGCGGATCCAAACCAGGTGTTCAAAGCGTTCTTCAATGGTTTCGATATGGCCAAACATCATGGTGGCCGAGGTAGGCAGGTTTAGCTGGTGCGCCGCGCGCATCACATCGAGCCATTCCTGGCCGCCGCATTTACCTTTTGATATCAGGCGGCGTACGCGGTCGTTCAGTATCTCGGCGCCCGCACCGGGTAATGAGTCGAGCCCGGCATCTTTCATAGCCTTTAACACGTCGTAATGGCTCATCCCGTCCAGTTTAGATACGTGGGCAATTTCGGGCGGGCCTAATGAATGCAGTTTTAATTTAGGATAGAGCTGTTTAAGCTGGCGGAACAGATCGGTATAGAACTGCAGGCCAAGCTCTGGGTGGTGGCCGCCTTGTAACAAAAGCTGGTCGCCGCCATACTTAAAGGTTTCCTCAATCTTCTTTTTATAGGTCTCGATATCGGTAATGTAAGCATCCTCGTGCCCCGGGCGACGGAAGAAATTACAGAACTTGCAGTTGGCAATACAAACGTTGGTAGTGTTTACGTTACGATCTATCTGCCAGGTAACTTTGCCATGCGGCACCTGTATCTTGCGCAGCTCGTTCGCTACGTACATCAGGTCCGCCGTTGAGGCATTGTTGTAAAGGTAAACCCCCTCATCAATGCTCAAAAAATCAAAAGCTAAAGCACGCTGCAACAGTTCGGCTGTATTCATACACAAATATACGTTGTTGTGGCTTAAAGGTGAAAGGGTAGAGGTGAAAGGTGTTGTTGGGTTGACAAATGTGCTAACTGCACACCGTTAACTGCCGACTACCAACCCTTTATCCAATCTTAAAACCCTATCCACGCTATCAGGTATCTCGTGCTGGTAATGTGTAACATATATCAGCGTTACGTTGCTTATGCTGCAAATGGCATCAACCACGGCCTTAAAATGCTGTTGCTGGTGATCATCCAGTCCCTGGCAGGGTTCGTCAAATATGAGCAGGGCAGGGGCTTTGATCAGCGCGCGGGCCAGCAGGCAAAGGCGCTGTGCGCTGGCGGGGATATTTTTCAATAGCTGTCGCGCATATTGGTCTATCTCTAAAGCTTTCATCCAGTTCAACGCCAGGTGGGCGTTGGTTTGGCTGCTGGGTCTAAACAAACCCAATGTATCGTAAAAGCCACTCTCAATAACCTGCAGGCACGAGTTATCGGTAGGGAAATACTGGTAAAGCTCAGGCGATACAAAACCAATTTTACTTTTAATGTCCCAGATACTTTCGCCGGTGCCGCGCTTTTTATCAAATAGTGTAATATTATTGGCATAGGCTTGTGGGTTGTCGCCGTTTATCAAACTCAGCAGGGTTGATTTACCCGCACCGTTGGGGCCAAGCAGCGCCCAGCGCTCGCCGGGGTTTATTTGCCAGTTTATTTTATTCAGGATAACCTTGTCGCCGTACTTAACTAAAACATCGGTCATGCTTACTATTTTATTGTAACGATGGGTTACTGCCGGGCTGTTAAGCAATTGCCCTAATACCCCGGCGTCGACGAATGCTTTCGGCGCGGTAAAGTGCTCGCTTGCTTCATATTCCTGTTTGCTCAGGCTTTGGCTCACGCAGCCATTATCTAACATGGCCACATTGGTAATACAATCCGGAATTTCAAAAGCAGATGTTGCCATAATGATACTGATACCCGAGGCTGATACCTCGCTTAGCAGATCGTTAAACGCTTTGCGGGTTGCTGTGTCCAGGCCCGTTAGCGGATTATCTAATAGTAATATAATTGGATTTTTTAGCAAAGCGGCTGCTATCATCAGGCGTTTAGTTTCGCCGTTTGATAGTTTAATGGTTTGCTTATCGCATAGTGCGGTTAAATTCAGGGATGCTACAGTTTTATCAAACGTCCAGTATGGAGGTCGATGGTTGTTAACCTTAACGGATTGCAGGTATTGGCGTACGGTAAGGCTATCTTCAGCGTCGGACGAATTATACCGTTGCTGGTAATAAAATTCGGAAGTATTTGATAGTGTTTTAAAATGGTGCTTAGCGCCTGCAAAAGCAATAAAGCGATGAAACGTGAGCAAATCATATGTAAGTGGCATCTGCTGATGCACCTCATCCATAAAGCCATAAGTAATGTTGCCACCGCTTATGGCCATGTTACCTGCGATAACCTGCAGCAGCACACTTTTACCCGAGCCGCTTTTACCTATAAGCGCCCAGTTTTGGCCGGGATGCAGCACAAAATTCAAATTAGTGGATAGGAATTTTTCCGGGAGTTTTATCGATGCGTTATGAATGTTGATCAGAGGCAGTGTCATAGGACGGTGAATTTACACATCGGCTGCAGATTATTGCGTTCTAACTTACATTTTGTGCCCCAAACTTAACTTTGATACACTTGTAACATTTTTATTAACTTATTAACATTTCTTGGTTTTTTCAGAAAACAATATTTAGCTTTAAGCAACCTGAATGAAAAATACCAATTTGAGCTGCGGCAAGAATTAACCAGTTTTAATTATTACCCCCCAATAATTTAAGTATGGAACTATTGTTAGTTGCTGTTGAAGCCCTTGTACCCATGAGCCTGTTAGCAATCTTTATTGTATTGATTGCTGTACAATTTTTACCAAACGAGAATACAGAAACGGAAGAATCTGATTCGAATTTATTACTGTAATAATCAAGGTCTGATTATTGTACTAAGATTTACAATCATAAATCTTACAATGATCTACCATGAAAAAAATTAACTTATTTTTGATCGCATTGGCAATGGTTGCCTTTAGCGGATGTTCTGTTATCGGCGGTATTTTTAAAGCCGGGGCAGCTGTAGGCGTTATAGCCGTAATTGTAGTGATCCTGTTGGTCATCTGGATAATATCAGCGTTCAGAGGAAGATCATAAGCCGTACTTATTATATCATAACCTACTGGAAAATATTGTTTTTTAACTAAAACAATATTTTTTTTGCAGTTTTATTGCCCGCGGGACTGTTTAGGGAAGCTTATGCAGGCAGTCATGATCGCAGAACTAATCTTGATGCCGGCGTTATCTTATGTTTACAGCATCAAACGATGCAAACTAAGCCACTGCTCGCTGATGCAAGGCGCAAAACTAACGGGAATAGCCGCGTTAGCGGTTTATACGCATATCAACAACGTTCCAGCTCTTTTTATCGGCCCAGTCGCCCCCCTTATATGATAGGCTTACCCGCCAAGTGGTTTTAACTATTTTTCCGGCGCTGTCTGCCGCGTCAACATACGATGATATATTGTAGGTGTTGCGGGCGGTATCAATATCAGATTCGAACCTGCTTTTTGGGAAGCTGGCCGTACCCGGCTGACGCAGTTTATCGTTAATAAATACCTTGGCTATAGCAAACGCTTCTTTAGCATTTGGTTTCCGGTTTACATGTACGCGCCGGTTTTGCAGCACACGTAGCATTACCACAAAAAACAGGAGCGCAAACAGGAAGGTGAATATTGTAGCGATCCTGATGCGGGGGTGATGTCGCCAGTGGGTATTCTTCTTGTCTTCGTCGCTAAGGTTTTTCCATTCAGAATATTTCATGTGTACGCTTTTCCATCAATAAACAAACTTCCACTCGAATGTTTTCACGTAAATAAAAGGCAAAAAAAAACGCCCCTGAAAACCAGGGGCGTTTTTTACCAAAAAAAGTTATTACATTTTTTTAGCAGCAGTATCAGTTGCAGCAGAATCCATTTTAGTTGAATCTGTCATAGTAGAAGTTGAATCCATTTTAGCCGAATCCATTTTAGCTGAGTCCATAGCAGCTGAATCAGCAGCAGATGATGAACCAGAACCTTTACAAGCAGCAGTTGAAACAGCGATAGCTAAAGCTAAAAAGCCAATTTTGAATGCATTTTTCATTGTTTGTTTTTTTTAAGTGATTTAATAGTTTTTCGTTAGTTAATACCCAAAACAAAAAAAGGTAACCCACTTTTTAAAAAAAATGCAGGTTACCTCTTTAAAAAATTAAAAAACTTAAAAAATTAACAATGTAATTTTTTAGTATTTAACGGGTTACGTTAAATTATTTTTTAGTTGAATCAGCTTTAGCTGAATCAGCTGGAGCAGCAGTAGAGTCAACTTTAACAGTAGAATCAACTTTAACAGTAGAGTCAACTTTAACAGTAGTATCAGCAGCAGAATCAGCTGAAGATGCAGAACCAGAACCTTTACAAGCAGCAGCTGAAACAGCGATAGCTAAAGCTAAAAATGCGATTTTGAATGAATTTTTCATTTTTTGTTGTTTGATGATTTGTAAGTTATTTTATTCTTATCGGTTGTTAATACGCCGATCTGAAAAAGGTAACCCACTAATTTAAATTATTTTTTACGCTGTCGTTTTTTGTTGAATCAACAGGCGCGGCGGTCGAATCAACTTTTACAGTACTGTCTACCCCGTTTGTAGCTTTTTGACTTTCGCAAGGTATTAATGGTCAAATTCTTTTCGCTTCTTACTTTGTTTTACGCTATCCGTACCGCCCGATCCGGATTTATCCATCCCGCTGTCGATTGCAGATGGCGCGCCGTTAGCTTCGGCGCCGCCGGCATCAGGAGCATTCTTGTTTACCGGGGTATCTACCCGCGTACTATCCGGAACGTGCGTAGAATTGTTTCCGCTGCACGCGGCAAATGTTGTAGCGATAAAAAACGCTAAAAAACTTGTCTTTATTAAATTTTTCATACTAAGCTGTTTATGTTATGCCATACCTAACTCAAATTTAATGCCGCTCTGTGCTAATAAATATTTACCGATATTGCGGCAAGATGCGGAATACAGCATGCTATTAACATAAACCGAAAAAATAAAAAATATAATTGGGTTACAATTGAGTATAAAAAGTATTAAGTAGTGAATAATCAGTTAAATGTGGAAGCACCATCGGATAGGGAAGTGATCATTGGGATACTTAATAACTCTGATAGTGTTTTAAAAAAATTATACCTGGCTTATTTTCCAATGGTTTTACAACTCGTTATCAGTAACAATGGCGACGAGGATGAAGCTAAGGATATTTACCAGGAAGCGATAATAGTTCTTTATAATAAGGTTAAGCGGGGCGATTTTGAGCTGAGCAGCAAATTAAAAACGTACATATATTCGATATGCAGGCGTTTATGGTTAAAGCGGCTTAAGCAACTGAA includes:
- the murC gene encoding UDP-N-acetylmuramate--L-alanine ligase; this translates as MNVHFIAIGGSAMHNLAIALHKKGFNVTGSDDVLFEPSASRLAKYGILPAEVGWFPQKITTSLDAVILGMHARIDNPELLKAQDLGVKIYSYPDYIYEQSKDKLRVVIGGSHGKTTITSMILHVLQQAGKKFDYLVGAQLEGFETMVGLTRDAPVMIIEGDEYLASPIDRRPKFHIYKADIGVISGIAWDHINVFPTFDNYIDQFRIFAETIQPNGRLIYSQTDEVLNKMVANLTVAIEKIPYDLPEYSIHNGITSIIADGEKCALEVFGQHNLLNMQAARLVCEALDIGSADFYTYITTFKGAARRLEVVGKNDNATIFKDFAHSPSKLTATIRAVKAQFPDRQLIACIELHTFSSLNKDFLNEYAGTMDQADRAIVFIDKKTFEQKKIDPYAAEAVKEAFANKNLLFFNDPAELLKHLENLNINHSNLLMMSSGNFGGINLIELKNILL
- a CDS encoding phosphatidate cytidylyltransferase, which translates into the protein MKKINLFLIALAMVAFSGCSVIGGIFKAGAAVGVIAVIVVILLVIWIISAFRGRS
- the mqnC gene encoding cyclic dehypoxanthinyl futalosine synthase — translated: MNTAELLQRALAFDFLSIDEGVYLYNNASTADLMYVANELRKIQVPHGKVTWQIDRNVNTTNVCIANCKFCNFFRRPGHEDAYITDIETYKKKIEETFKYGGDQLLLQGGHHPELGLQFYTDLFRQLKQLYPKLKLHSLGPPEIAHVSKLDGMSHYDVLKAMKDAGLDSLPGAGAEILNDRVRRLISKGKCGGQEWLDVMRAAHQLNLPTSATMMFGHIETIEERFEHLVWIREVQSEKPEGHYGFVAFIPWPFQDDGTLLRKVRGITNNVTGDEYIRMIALSRIMLPNIKNIQASWLTVGKQVAQLCLHAGANDFGSIMIEENVVSAAGAPHRFTAKGIQDSIKEAGFEPQLRTQKYDWRDIPAEIEEQVIDY
- a CDS encoding GNAT family N-acetyltransferase; the protein is MILTEVKSKADKKAFLDVARIIYKDDHNWVCPLDNDIEAVFDPLKNNFHSHGKATRWILKNDKGELIGRIAAFINDNKAYQYPQATGGCGFFECIDDRQAAFLLFDTAKSWLVQNGMQAMDGPINFGENDNFWGLLVEGFTPPSYGMNYNPPYYQQLFSEYGFTTLYEQITNHLDVHKPFSERFTRIANWVMQKPGYTFAHFNASEINKFAADFIEIYNDAWQGFDNFAPITQATILESFEKMKAIMDEKLIWFAYVDNEPASFLVILPDANQMIKSLNGKLNLWGKLIFLYRKWRGVSRMRAIVMGTKQKFQKHGLESCLFIKLKEYVLPLKQYDELELSWVGDFNDKMLAIHAAVGAVFGKKHLTMRYIF
- a CDS encoding helix-turn-helix domain-containing protein, producing the protein MKTLGKKIRLLRHQKGWSQEEVAKRLDISIPAFSKIETGITDINLSRLEQIAVLFEMSVVQLLTYNEVEQDQKIATELENVNKKLMDRETEVIDLQKKVIELFEELRHKKIANA
- a CDS encoding ATP-binding cassette domain-containing protein, with the protein product MTLPLINIHNASIKLPEKFLSTNLNFVLHPGQNWALIGKSGSGKSVLLQVIAGNMAISGGNITYGFMDEVHQQMPLTYDLLTFHRFIAFAGAKHHFKTLSNTSEFYYQQRYNSSDAEDSLTVRQYLQSVKVNNHRPPYWTFDKTVASLNLTALCDKQTIKLSNGETKRLMIAAALLKNPIILLLDNPLTGLDTATRKAFNDLLSEVSASGISIIMATSAFEIPDCITNVAMLDNGCVSQSLSKQEYEASEHFTAPKAFVDAGVLGQLLNSPAVTHRYNKIVSMTDVLVKYGDKVILNKINWQINPGERWALLGPNGAGKSTLLSLINGDNPQAYANNITLFDKKRGTGESIWDIKSKIGFVSPELYQYFPTDNSCLQVIESGFYDTLGLFRPSSQTNAHLALNWMKALEIDQYARQLLKNIPASAQRLCLLARALIKAPALLIFDEPCQGLDDHQQQHFKAVVDAICSISNVTLIYVTHYQHEIPDSVDRVLRLDKGLVVGS
- the scpB gene encoding SMC-Scp complex subunit ScpB, producing the protein MENIEQYIEALIFASEQGIRTEEIIYCLQASFEHDYTVDEVTEHVNTITQKYLDDAFAIEVVKINNGYQFLTKKKYHAAISLLQLQRSKKKLSQAALETLAIIAYKQPVTKTDVEQIRGVNCDYSIQKLLEKELIAITGKSESVGKPILYGTSSLFMDYFGINSIAELPQLKEITDNSSAIGEQVE
- a CDS encoding RNA polymerase sigma factor, whose protein sequence is MNNQLNVEAPSDREVIIGILNNSDSVLKKLYLAYFPMVLQLVISNNGDEDEAKDIYQEAIIVLYNKVKRGDFELSSKLKTYIYSICRRLWLKRLKQLNRYGGDIKDFQEYLPVEDEVEMHEERDMQLNKMGDALKLLGEPCKTIMEDFYMHNRSMQDICERFGYTNADNAKTQKYKCLQRLKKLFFQQ